The genome window TAGAAACTGGAGGGGAACCTTTTTCACTGTTAGAAAGTTCCATAAGTGGAAATAAAAAGCAACGCATACCTAGTTGTAATTTTGCTGAAGTGAATTTGATTGTAGCCAAGTGTTAACAAATTAGTTAGAGAACATAAAATGCAGGATACTGTAGTAGTTTAATGTACATAGAAATTAGAGGAATACGGAAGAATTTTGATTTTATCAATCTCACGAACAAAATCCAAGCAAGAATAAGATTAGTTGATGAAAGGAGAGAAGTAGATCTGCGAATCAACAGGTTCACTCATAAAAGGAGGTAGATCCCTTACTCAATTCCCATAatgattttcattatttttatatacatatacaggaGAACTGGATACTGGTTAGTGAATTTAAGTATTTAACATATCTGGCTGTATTCTGTTGTTTTGTTTACTTGCTTATTGAATTATGTTTTCTATGTTTAGGTTAGACCACCGGTGCAAGGAATGGGGATGATGGGTTCACTTGGTTCAAGTTCACAAATGCGGCCAGGTGCGATCTCTGGGCATCATCAACAAAGACCAGTCCAATCATCTCTTCGATCACCATCATCACCAAATAATCAGTCCACTGCTTCTCAAGTCAGTGAACTgtttgaaaatatttatatgttctttATTGCggttttttaaatatcattctACTGTAGAAAAAGATCAGATAACAGCTTGATTTGTAAAATCGTAATGCTTTGCAGTAGAAGCTTATATTTTGACGTGTATTGGAGTCTGATTAGTGATTAACTATAGGATGTAAAAGTTAgtctataaaatttaaattttaaagtggTTTGTGCAATAGAGGCTTAGATCATAATTACATTCTTTTGTTTCTAAATTCAATGGAAGATAACAATGTTATGGTTCTGCTCGAGATTTTTGTGAGCGTGTCTTTTACAGGTGATTTacaaaaaatagtgaaaatatTCTCCCTCCTTTTTTCATCTTTTGGTTTTTCAATTAAAAGCTTTGCAGCTGGCTGATTTTGTGGTTTTATATTGTATTGGGACTATATATTTGGATTTTTGCAGATTTTCCTCCTTGTTGGCACAAGTCATTTGAACAATTGTTTATGCTTATGTGCTACTTGATGAAGATTTCCTGGTAACAATttagaaatatttttttcctatgATTATTATTTGATACTTGATTTTTTTCCTGCAGAATTTCCAAGGACCTGGGTTTACAAGAGTCTCTACTGTCGGTTCTCCAGCATCAAATACGTTGCAAAATGTGCCTTCCCTTAATCAGCCGTGGTTGTCAGGACCACAGGGAAAGCCTCCGTTGCCAAACCATTCGTATAGAGCACCGGCAACTGCAACTTCCTTGCAGCAAAGGTCACATATCCCTCGGCAACACCATCCCTCGCCAACATCTTCTCAGCAACATCATGTGTCATCTGGGCAGTCACAACAGCCTTTACCATCAGGAACATCACATCAGCCTCAGGAGCATTTTGTGCAACAATTTCCATCATCAAGGGCTCCACAGTCCTCACCCCATCAACAGCCAATTGCAAGGGTACAGGGTTCAGGGAGTCAGAAGCCTTCCTCTCTTGCAGTACTACAGCCTAACACAATCCAGGCAGGCAACCTGGCTCAGTCCAGAACGACTAGTGCCGAAAGTGATGAATCTGGTAGTCGGATACTTAGCAAAAGAAGCATTCACGAGCTGGTTAACCAGGTGAGCCTGAGCCGTGTTGGCTTTTATTTTAATGCATTTATACTCTGTATTTATAATGCTAATCATGAGAAACTTGCAATATacaactcaaaaaaaataaatctttgTACTTAATCAGGAAGGCACAAGGGAACATGTGGGCCAGTGGTAACAGTTGTTGGGGTAcaatctagaggtcacatgttcaattcatgCAAACAACCTCTCACATACGCAAGatatacgcagaccttacctctacataatatgtgaatagggtgtttccaggaattgaacctgtgatctCTGGGTTGCACCCCCACATTCCTACAACTCTGCCACATGTTCGCATGTGGGACTAGATCATCATTTTTTCTAATAGGGACCAAGATTCATTGTTTCCTCACACCTAAACctgatcatcttcttcttttcatttaGCATTCATATAATGTTACAAAGGTGTATTTTTCTCAACACATTAATTTGACACTTCTTATTTTCTACAGATTGATCCATTGGAGAGGTTGGATGCTGAAGTTGAAAACATTCTTGTGGATATAGCAGACGACTTTGTTGAGTCTGTGAGTTCTGAATCACATTATTTCCAGTTAAAATTTGTCCGAGGTTTACTTTCTTTAAAATTTAGTTATTTTTCATGAATGTTTTAATATAGCTCAAAATTGTGTGACAGCTGAACCTTTGTCTGAGTTAGTAACCAGAATTTATATTAGATTGAGTTATAAATCCCAGGACATGTCTGTCTATCTTTGTGTTTTAGTGGCATTTTGGTTTTTTAAGTGCTTTTGTTTGCAAATACTGAAATGCTTGTTTCTAAATGATTACAACTTGAAAGGTTTGACTGAAAGctgaaaatgaaatcaagaacTCAGTATTGAATGAACTTTACCCATCATCAAATTAGTTTAGGCAAACGGCATTGAAGAGAATTCTGGGAAGTAAGTGTTCGCCTGGTGACCAAGCCTCCAACCTTGAGGCTTCAAATCCCCCCACCCTGACTTGCctaacaaaaaaacaacaaagaaggaCAATAATAGAATTCATTCACCTATGATGACCGTCACTTGTTTTATAGAAGAAATAAGaatataaagaaaacaaaacaaggaTTGGATTTTTATTATGGATCAAATCATATGGATTACAAGTGACACAAGTTTAGAGGGAGCTCCtaaaaaacttttaaattatAGTAACTGCTGATAATTGAAAATTGTGAAGTCTATGGTGCAGTATCTTAAAGGAAGTTCTAGAACTGGTTTACTGTTTACATAATTGTAATATGCCTTGTGCAGTCTTGCTGTATTTCGTTTTCCATTCCTAAAATGTTTTTTGAACTTTaatgcttttgttttttcattgaGCAGATTACAACATTTGGTTGTTCGTTAGCCAAGCATCGAAAATCTGATACCCTCGAAGCAAAAGACATACTTGTACACCTTGGTTAGTTGCATAGGAGATGTTCGACATAGGTTTTGTAGGCATTGCCTGCATAAATTGCTTGATAATTATTTTACTGTGTGGGCTTTGCTGCAGAAAGAAATTGGAACATAACACTGCCAGGCTTCAGTGGAGATGAAATTAAGACTTACAAAAAACCAGTTAAGACTTAGCTCGTCACTGCCATTTGAATTAGCTGTGGcataacaaaattaaacttTTGGTGGCAGTTGATGGTATCTTATTATTGTTTTGCTCATTGTCTTGCAGTCGACAAATGATATTCACAAGGAGCGGCTTGCTGTTGTAAGTCTTGGTCTCAGTCCCTTGTcctatttttaaaatatttatatgaagAATGAATTCATCCTTCACTAGCATTGTTAATGCTTATCCATGCCTATATATGTGAACTCTTGCATGCTTACATATGGGGAAAACTTCCAAGGAAAGTgatttttcttgtatttatagtatgtgtttggttttcatatattggtttatttCCAGATAAAGAAGTCTATCACTGTATCTGAAGTAGCGAATGCTAGAAACTCTGCTGGACAAACTGCTGCAAATGCAAAGGGTAACCTAGCAAAGGCACCTGGCAATTCCATGGTCTCCCCAAACTTCAAAACACGTGAAGTTGCTTAAGGTGTTTAGTTTTACTGCTAAAtggattggttttggttttggttttggttttggttttggttttggttttgctaGTGGTATGTTGACCTTTTAAAGTGCCTAAAATATATTAGATCAAGTGAGCTTAGCTCTATTGAATGTTGTCAGAGAACAAAATATTGATGTTTTCCAAAAGATGGAAGAGCCCAAAGAGGAAATTTTTTATGTGTCAAGGAAATTTTCTGACTCTTATCGGTAGAGGTAGTGGCTTGCTTAGAAGTAAATCTGTTGGTTACTATATTTTCTTATGTGGACTGAGCCTGCATATAGTTTTATTTGCACATACTAAGAATGTGTCGTGGCAGATCGGTACATTCATTAATGGTGAAGATCTTGCTAGtagatttttaaattttaatttaagttTGGCATACCATTTTATTGGGTTCAGTTAGTACTGTTGGGTCTCAACAGTGCCCACGTTCAAGtgtgcaattgttgaaaattcCTATCTTGATTGTGCTTGGATAGTGTTGCTTCTTAGATGCCTGATACCTGTGAGGGTTTTTTTACTTGGCCTTAAGTTGGGAGCTTTCTCTCATGCAAGTTAGAAAATTGTCCATGCTAGCCTAAATTCCATGTATTCACTAGTGGAGATGACGGCTGACACCACATTTTCTCAAGCAATATATTGAAAGGATTGTTTGTTTCTCACATGCTTAACATTGTGACTTGTTTTGCTGTAAGTGGGCAGGTCTAACTTCTTGAGGAAAGAACTTGAAGGAAGTATCATCTAATTATCTTGTCAATCTTATTGCAAAAGATTATTTGCTCTGCCACCAATTCAAGGGCACTGGAAATACGAGTTGAAAGAGGTGATGCTTTTACTACTCATGAACCATTTTTCTGTGACAGCACAGCAGGATGTTTACCGACGGGCAAAACTCATACCAGGTGTCTGCTTTCAGAGCTACGATAGATGGCCATTGCATACATGGTTTATGCAAATTTTGTGTAAATGTTATACTGCAGTCTGGTTAACTTAGCGTTAACGGGAATAtggcaaagaaagaaaagtaggaACATGGGTTTTATATTCtgatgattttattttcatataaCTCGAAAGTTTTGTATGTTAAGTTTTTCTAATTTTAAGGCAGATGCAGTTTCGAACGTAAATTAAGGGTAGAATTTGGGTTATATCGGATTTGTTCTTTGATTCTCCACTTTGTTTTTAtctatgatttttattttattttcaaattttatatgGTGGAAGCTACGGGAAAACATGTTAGTCAATGATAGAGCTCCAGTAGTGTAACTTAAATGTTATAGATTCAAATCCCGGAACagctccacataatatgtagggTAAGGTTTTCATACGTTTTGGTTGTCTTGACCTAGCCTACGTgagtcttgtgcacgagagATGTTTAGTAAGATATGGTTTAGCAAGGCGGCAACCAAGTGTTCCACAGTTTTGGGTAAGAGCTGTTAATTATGAGATTATGGTGGATGAAATAACATATCATGCTGATATGAATTTATTATTAATCGAGGGAGATGGATGGCTACGAAGCAGAACGGCTATAGGTTATGTTtggtaaaaaagaaaagaaatagaaaagaaagaatcatcTTTAGTACACATGCCTCATGAGTTCGCATATTGAAATGCAAAGACATTATTTTCTTTAGTGGTATATTCATCATGTGTTAGAACACACATTTTGACAAGGCAAAAAAAAAGGACATGCATTTTTTCACTGGACggaaggattttttttaattttttatggagGATAGGACTTTGTCCACTTATCCATTTCAGGTACAATAATCGATCCGTTTGGTATCCATTTCAGCTATGATAATCGGTACGTTTGGTAGTGTttatatttgagaaaaataaGGTAGTTTATAACTCCGTTAAGTTTATAATAATCGGTCCgagtttatattttaaaaaataagttaatttataaatttttaaaaataagttagtttataaCTCCGTAAGATAAAGTTTATAAACTGTCAAAATACATTGCAAAAATCCCTCGAGTGAACCTCAGGAAAATGACTACTCACACATGCCTTCAAAACTTGATTCCCCCAAGTGAACCTCGGAAAGAGCTCACCTACCTCATGACATACTTGTGGCCCGTAATAGCAATTGGTGAACTGCTGCACTAAAAAATTGTTGAGTAATCTACGATATTTGCTATTGTTAATTGACAAGTgaactgcatatatatatatatatatgcgcaaTAAACCCAGAATAATGATATCATGATTGTGCTATAAGAGCTGACATTTTAAGAGGCTATACACATACTGCCACCATCAGTGTCAGctctcatcttcttctgcaTCAATTTCACAATACTAGTCTTCTTGCATATTGTCATGACTAATAGATTGATTTACATATAGGTTGAGAGCTGATCAGCACCTGAGTAAACCAGGCAAAACAGAAGCAAGCCGAGTCAAAAGCTGAAAACCAAACCCATTTAAGAaaaacagatatatatatatatataaacccaaTTCTTATCTCATATTGATATTGAATTTCCTTTTCATTGACGTTTACCTAACACACTGAAGGAACCCTTCAACGCCCGCCACATACCCACTCCAACCACCTATGAAGAAAGcaaccttttcttcttctcaccTTAAGACTTGCATAAATTGGCCTTACTAGAAACCTTAACAGATACATTTATAGTAAAGCTTTTTGTGGTGGcaatggtgtttgtttcttcatCAACTGGTATAGCAGAGAGGATTTCTTTGTACTGTGCATTGTTTGTGGCATTAATGTTGGCTTTGAGCTGCTGCTGTGAAAGTGATCAGTACACAGTGATGATGCACCGGATGGATGCGATGAATAGACCTTGCGAcgagatttacgtggttcgggaAGGAGAGACTTTGCATACTATTAGTGAAAAATGTGGTGATCCTTTCATTGTGGAAGAGAATCCACACATTCATGACCCAGATGATGTTTTCCCTGGTTTGGTTATCAAGATTACTCCTTTCAAGAACAGGTGAAACCCTGCTGCATGAGCTCAACTGATCCAATTATGTAAAAAATGTTTGTGCAAATTTGGATTGATGTATTAAGGAGGATGTTTGTTACTTTTGGCCCACTTTTTCTCTTTAATTGTGTAAATCAATTTACTTTTGTTCTTTCAATCACTTTAGAACAGTTCAAACTGAGACATCACCAACAATTTGGTATCAGAAGCTTCGTTTGTTGATTTATCACCAACTGTTCTACTACGTACTTGAATTATGCCCTATTAGGTGAATATTTCTAAAgtcaaatcgtatggattcgAGAGATTTTGAGTTGGATTCATTCCAATGAGTTCCTTGTTAACGGCCGAAAAACGAGTGGGCCCCTAATCTGCCTAGTTATcacccaaaacaaaaaatctgcCCATTTTTATGCAAAACATTAgtgattgacagactgagactGAGACGCGTGGCCCCCTATACGGGCCCAATGCGTCAAACCCAATACAATATTGGGCCCAGAGAATCAAAACACGACTAAAAGTCTGAGACTGACAAGCGTGGGCTCCTACTTCGGCCCTTTAAATCAATACAAAGCATAAATTGGtccatttgtaattttgtaatttGCATGCAGAAGCATAACACAGAGACTGGCACGTGGGGTCCTTGAGTCTGACACGCGTGGCTCCTTTATCTGCGATTCTGCCCAACAATCAACCAAATGCAAAAAAGTGGGCCCTTATACGCAAACGGCAAAACACAGCACTGAAACTCACATGTGTGGGCTCCTCATCGGCCCAATAgatcaacccaaaaaaaaaaaaaaattgggccATTACTCATTTATATGCAATTTGTGCTTCGGAGGGGGTATCTTGAGTCTTGACAGAATAACATTCAGATGGGAAAGCTCCAATTTTTTACTACAattgtaattataattttctctcaaaattatcataaattatgaataaaaatatatgtttaAGTATTTTGGATATTTATAATGTTGGAATAtggtagattttgaaaaaaaatttaaaatcctAAATTCGAAACCTTAAACCTTAAATTTTGTTTCATGAATCTTAAactttaaaaactaaaaattaaatacTAAACCCTATATCATAGGCCGTGTTTTATTTTATCAACAGCTTTTTGGGACTAAGTTAGACAAAGAAAAGTATTACTCTTTTTATTTATGGCGGGACTATATGGACCcccttttttactttcttcaccCCCTATTATGTATAGGTCATAGCTTTGTAAGGATAATGCAGAAAATCAGATAAAAAAGGTATAAGTAATCATGACACAGATGACCttctttcattaatttttttcccttttttgggTCTTAATGTTGACTAAACATCATCTAGTCATCTTTCATATGGGTCTGCTGTTTGTAACTATTTACTAAAGATTAGTAGCATATACACCGTTCATTACAGACAGAACATATGGACACTTGTATCAGCCGTCCGATCTTTTCAATGGTTGAGAttagattcaaaaaaaaatctatctcCACTCCACTTCACACGCGTGAAGCCACTCGCTCAGTCCCCTCTATCGAACTTCACCTTCGCCTCTGGCTTGCTTCACCAGAAACCTGGACCTCCTCTCCACCACTCCGATGATGAGCATGCAGTCTTCACTCAATCAAGCCGACCAAAGCTTGGACTTCATCTCCCCAAAAACCCATTTACCCACTCGATTTGTTGTTGTGATAATGTCATGCAACTACACCCACCGACTTCATCTCCCCAAAGAACCCACGCCATCATCTTTGCATTTGTCATTTTGTGTACAGAACCAAGGACTtcacaaatataattaatttcaagGCCACCcctgaaaaggaaaataaataatcGATTTTTATGGACAAGTCAAAAATCGATGCTTTCGAACAATTTCAAAACCCATTGATGGTTCTGGACAGTGAAGATTTTGAAGGCAACTCGAAATCGCGACCTACAAGATCCGAGATTCGCCGAACTCGACCAGAAAATTTCAataacctaaaccctaagagACTTTGTCTAACTCGAATTCGAAGAAACTCGAATAATGATCTTGGGACTCCGCTCTGGGCTACTTCGGAACAATGCATTTCATGCCAGGCCGGTGAGATTAGTGAAGAGGAGGCGGAGATGAGCTTGAACATGAGAAGCGGAGGTGAGTCCGAGACATGGGTGAGGTGAGCTCGAAGAAAGGAGACGGAGCTGAGCTGCGAGACAGAGAGAGGACTGAGAGAAACGTTAGAAGCGCGTgaggttttttttaaatagaatcTGATCTCAACCGTTGAAGAGATCATATGACTGAGAATGTAGTCCGCattttgcatatatatgtatatattaaacaATTGATAATTCCCTCTCTCttgatctttctctctcttaatcacTGTCTTTCAATCTTTAGTCTTAACTGTCTCCATGATTATTATCTTTACTTTATATTTCTAATTAACACACATAAATAAGACAATCAACCATCAAAACAGCTCCAATACC of Tripterygium wilfordii isolate XIE 37 chromosome 13, ASM1340144v1, whole genome shotgun sequence contains these proteins:
- the LOC120011709 gene encoding transcription initiation factor TFIID subunit 12 encodes the protein MDQQQAPTPNPSTASTASASSQPAEPPKHPPQPQQQQQQQQPLSSTNVSPITNPNPLSKPSTPLISQPQQPQSIQSQSQPRPHSFPRTLPQQRPHIQHFSSPHSSLPSPSPSTPTQPSPAISAPLSQRGGMAIGVPAQRPVSSPQPVQPFSSIGHQYGGLANSSSSQVRPPVQGMGMMGSLGSSSQMRPGAISGHHQQRPVQSSLRSPSSPNNQSTASQNFQGPGFTRVSTVGSPASNTLQNVPSLNQPWLSGPQGKPPLPNHSYRAPATATSLQQRSHIPRQHHPSPTSSQQHHVSSGQSQQPLPSGTSHQPQEHFVQQFPSSRAPQSSPHQQPIARVQGSGSQKPSSLAVLQPNTIQAGNLAQSRTTSAESDESGSRILSKRSIHELVNQIDPLERLDAEVENILVDIADDFVESITTFGCSLAKHRKSDTLEAKDILVHLERNWNITLPGFSGDEIKTYKKPSTNDIHKERLAVIKKSITVSEVANARNSAGQTAANAKGNLAKAPGNSMVSPNFKTREVA